A stretch of the Arachis stenosperma cultivar V10309 chromosome 6, arast.V10309.gnm1.PFL2, whole genome shotgun sequence genome encodes the following:
- the LOC130934317 gene encoding uncharacterized protein LOC130934317, with amino-acid sequence MTKFDVTSLWGHDGAGWEYVKADGASGGLLLMWDENIFKMNNCYKGERWLCVEGIILKNNFNCALFLIYGAHTREEKRVVWEELSYTAGLCQVPCCFMGDFNEVINIEERKGSTSLTASAEEFKDWVQDMHLLDLPLNDRKFTWFRGQSCSRIDRVLVSLEWVEEFPEIRLRGGPRGLSDHCPMIVEDSRFRDGPRPFRSLDSWFTHEGFLRMVKEEWRGLGEVQFADKLKALTIPLGRWHRDNFGNMDNKIMKFEEEIKKVDDMVSNGIYDGTVEARRKALVTCCEKWYVRKEVH; translated from the coding sequence ATGACGAAGTTTGATGTCACTAGTTTGTGGGGGCATGATGGTGCTGGGTGGGAGTATGTAAAGGCTGACGGTGCATCGGGTGGGTTGCTGTTAATGTGGGatgaaaacatttttaaaatgaataacTGTTACAAAGGGGAGAGATGGTTGTGTGTAGAAGGGATCATATTAAAGAATAATTTCAATTGTGCCTTGTTCTTGATTTATGGTGCTCATACTAGAGAGGAGAAACGTGTTGTTTGGGAAGAGTTGAGCTATACTGCTGGTTTGTGCCAAGTCCCTTGTTGCTTCATGGGAGACTTTAATGAGGTTATAAACATTGAGGAAAGAAAAGGTTCTACTAGTTTAACAGCGTCTGCTGAAGAGTTCAAGGATTGGGTCCAAGATATGCACCTGTTGGACTTACCGCTCAACGACCGTAAGTTTACATGGTTCAGAGGCCAGTCCTGCAGTCGGATTGATAGAGTTTTGGTGAGCCTGGAATGGGTTGAGGAGTTCCCAGAGATTCGCCTAAGAGGAGGACCAAGGGGCTTGTCAGATCATTGCCCAATGATAGTGGAAGACTCAAGGTTTAGAGATGGACCTAGACCGTTCAGAAGCTTAGACTCATGGTTTACACACGAAGGTTTTCTCAGAATGGTAAAAGAAGAATGGAGGGGACTAGGGGAGGTGCAGTTTGCAGATAAATTAAAGGCCTTGACAATTCCGTTGGGAAGATGGCATAGAGATAATTTTGGGAACATGGATAATAAGATCATGAAATTTGAGGAAGAGATTAAGAAGGTCGATGACATGGTAAGCAATGGGATATATGATGGAACAGTAGAGGCAAGAAGAAAGGCGCTGGTGACTTGTTGTGAGAAGTGGTATGTGAGAAAAGAAGTACACTGA